In Neovison vison isolate M4711 chromosome 11, ASM_NN_V1, whole genome shotgun sequence, one genomic interval encodes:
- the SFRP1 gene encoding secreted frizzled-related protein 1 isoform X4: MVSGRGTGGRRWAASGVLLALAAGLLAAGSASEYDYVSFQSDIGSYQSGRFYTKPPQCVDIPVDLRLCHNVGYKKMVLPNLLEHETMAEVKQQASSWVPLLNKNCHIGTQVFLCSLFAPVCLDRPIYPCRWLCEAVRDSCEPVMQFFGFYWPEMLKCDKFPEGDVCIAMTPPNATEASKPQGTTVCPPCDNELKSEAIIEHLCASEFGLCL, from the exons ATGGTCAGCGGGCGCGGCACGGGGGGCCGCCGCTGGGCCGCCTCGGGCGTGCTGCTGGCGCTGGCCGCCGGGCTCCTGGCCGCGGGCTCGGCCAGCGAGTACGACTACGTGAGCTTCCAGTCGGACATCGGCTCCTACCAGAGCGGGCGCTTCTACACCAAACCGCCGCAGTGCGTGGACATCCCGGTGGACCTGCGGCTGTGCCACAACGTGGGCTACAAGAAGATGGTGCTGCCCAACCTGCTGGAGCACGAGACCATGGCCGAGGTGAAGCAGCAGGCCAGCAGCTGGGTGCCCCTGCTCAACAAGAACTGCCACATCGGCACCCAGGTCTTCCTCTGCTCGCTCTTCGCGCCCGTGTGCCTCGACCGGCCCATCTACCCGTGCCGCTGGCTCTGCGAGGCCGTGCGCGACTCGTGCGAGCCGGTCATGCAGTTCTTCGGCTTCTACTGGCCCGAGATGCTCAAGTGTGACAAGTTCCCTGAGGGGGACGTCTGCATCGCCATGACCCCGCCCAATGCCACCGAAGCCTCCAAGCCCCAAG GCACAACTGTGTGTCCTCCATGTGACAACGAGCTGAAGTCTGAAGCCATCATCGAACATCTCTGTGCGAGCGAGTTTG GGCTCTGTCTGTGA
- the SFRP1 gene encoding secreted frizzled-related protein 1 isoform X2, translating into MVSGRGTGGRRWAASGVLLALAAGLLAAGSASEYDYVSFQSDIGSYQSGRFYTKPPQCVDIPVDLRLCHNVGYKKMVLPNLLEHETMAEVKQQASSWVPLLNKNCHIGTQVFLCSLFAPVCLDRPIYPCRWLCEAVRDSCEPVMQFFGFYWPEMLKCDKFPEGDVCIAMTPPNATEASKPQGTTVCPPCDNELKSEAIIEHLCASEFGSRCYRELRSRTWGTCEEED; encoded by the exons ATGGTCAGCGGGCGCGGCACGGGGGGCCGCCGCTGGGCCGCCTCGGGCGTGCTGCTGGCGCTGGCCGCCGGGCTCCTGGCCGCGGGCTCGGCCAGCGAGTACGACTACGTGAGCTTCCAGTCGGACATCGGCTCCTACCAGAGCGGGCGCTTCTACACCAAACCGCCGCAGTGCGTGGACATCCCGGTGGACCTGCGGCTGTGCCACAACGTGGGCTACAAGAAGATGGTGCTGCCCAACCTGCTGGAGCACGAGACCATGGCCGAGGTGAAGCAGCAGGCCAGCAGCTGGGTGCCCCTGCTCAACAAGAACTGCCACATCGGCACCCAGGTCTTCCTCTGCTCGCTCTTCGCGCCCGTGTGCCTCGACCGGCCCATCTACCCGTGCCGCTGGCTCTGCGAGGCCGTGCGCGACTCGTGCGAGCCGGTCATGCAGTTCTTCGGCTTCTACTGGCCCGAGATGCTCAAGTGTGACAAGTTCCCTGAGGGGGACGTCTGCATCGCCATGACCCCGCCCAATGCCACCGAAGCCTCCAAGCCCCAAG GCACAACTGTGTGTCCTCCATGTGACAACGAGCTGAAGTCTGAAGCCATCATCGAACATCTCTGTGCGAGCGAGTTTG GGTCTAGGTGTTACAGGGAGCTGAGATCAAGGACCTGGGGTACTTGTGAAGAAGAAGACTGA
- the SFRP1 gene encoding secreted frizzled-related protein 1 isoform X3, protein MVSGRGTGGRRWAASGVLLALAAGLLAAGSASEYDYVSFQSDIGSYQSGRFYTKPPQCVDIPVDLRLCHNVGYKKMVLPNLLEHETMAEVKQQASSWVPLLNKNCHIGTQVFLCSLFAPVCLDRPIYPCRWLCEAVRDSCEPVMQFFGFYWPEMLKCDKFPEGDVCIAMTPPNATEASKPQGTTVCPPCDNELKSEAIIEHLCASEFANLENA, encoded by the exons ATGGTCAGCGGGCGCGGCACGGGGGGCCGCCGCTGGGCCGCCTCGGGCGTGCTGCTGGCGCTGGCCGCCGGGCTCCTGGCCGCGGGCTCGGCCAGCGAGTACGACTACGTGAGCTTCCAGTCGGACATCGGCTCCTACCAGAGCGGGCGCTTCTACACCAAACCGCCGCAGTGCGTGGACATCCCGGTGGACCTGCGGCTGTGCCACAACGTGGGCTACAAGAAGATGGTGCTGCCCAACCTGCTGGAGCACGAGACCATGGCCGAGGTGAAGCAGCAGGCCAGCAGCTGGGTGCCCCTGCTCAACAAGAACTGCCACATCGGCACCCAGGTCTTCCTCTGCTCGCTCTTCGCGCCCGTGTGCCTCGACCGGCCCATCTACCCGTGCCGCTGGCTCTGCGAGGCCGTGCGCGACTCGTGCGAGCCGGTCATGCAGTTCTTCGGCTTCTACTGGCCCGAGATGCTCAAGTGTGACAAGTTCCCTGAGGGGGACGTCTGCATCGCCATGACCCCGCCCAATGCCACCGAAGCCTCCAAGCCCCAAG GCACAACTGTGTGTCCTCCATGTGACAACGAGCTGAAGTCTGAAGCCATCATCGAACATCTCTGTGCGAGCGAGTTTG CAAATCTTGAGAATGCCTAA